A region of the Deltaproteobacteria bacterium genome:
GGAAGAAGATGAAAAACCGATACGCATCTCTCTTTATCGTGGCAACCATCATTGTCACCGGGCTCCTTGCCTGCCAATCGGGAAAGGATGGGCCAGGGGGTGAAACGGGAAGCGTTGCAATCCTTCTGACAGACAGGCCGACAGGAGATTTCGACAACATCTGGGTAACCATCGAAAAGATAGAGCTTATCTCCGAAAGCAGCAAGGTGACCCTGTTCGATAAAACGGAGAAAGAGATACGGGTGGACCTTCTGGATCTTGAAAACGAGTCATCCCTCATCTTTCTGGAATCGGGAATCCTTGCTGGCCCGTACAGCAAGATACGCCTGCACGTAACCGAAATAGAACTGGTTAACGGGGAGAGCATTATCGTTGAGAAACTTCTGGCAAACGGCAAGATAGACCTGAACCCGCGGATGACCTTTTTCGTCGACCCCGGCCAGACCCTGGTCGTCGAGGTCGACTTCGACGCGCACAATTCCATTCACGTCGTCGAGACGGGAAGCAGCATGTACCTCTTTCGCCCCGTGGTGTTCGTGAATATCGTGGACGAATTCGGGGAGGGAAAAATCATCCGGGCCTCCGGCGTGGTCACGAACCGGGAAGACGAGGGGTTTACCCTCTGCGAGATCGAGTCTCTCGGCACGGCATCCACAGCGTCCCCGGTGGATGACCTGAGCAAATGCGTGGACGTACGAATCGCGAGCTCCACGTTCTTCGATGACGAGGGCTCGCCTGCCGGGTACGAAGATATCAGCGAGGGGGATTTCGTGACCCTCTTCGGAAAGGTCCACGTGGGCGACGGCGGCACCCTCGGCGCGCAGGAAAGCTCCCCGCCCCTTGCGCTCGACGCTTTCGTCGTGGGCAGGGGCACCCTCAGCAGGGCTGACGGGATCATCCGCTCGGCGCTTTCTGCCGGAGAGTTTCCCCTCGAAACCTCTTTGCTGGGCCAGGCGGACGACACCGGGATCGCCACCGTTCAGGTCTGGGACGAGACGGGGATATTTTCGAAATCGGGCCAGTTCCTGGCCTCGTTATCCATAACCGGGGGCACCTTCGCAACGGTATACGGGATCTTCGACCCCACTAACTCTTTGCTTCTGAGCGCCGAGGCCATACTCATCGGGGACAGCACATCACCCGAGACGCTCAGCGGCGTCATATCGGGCAGCACAATCACGAGCGAGATGACCTTCCTTGCAACCGACACCGGCATTGCCTGCGTTACAGTAACCGAAGACGCTCAGGTTGTAACGACGATTCAGGACGAGTCCGGGTTTTCGATAAACCAGGCAGGACACTTCGAAGATCTGCAGATTGGGGACGGGGTAACTCTCCTTGGCGCCTACGACTCCGGCATCCCGCCGTGCTTCATCGCAGACGCGGTCTTCGCGTTCCGCGAATAGGCCCCGCGACGGGGAGAGAATCTTCGGGGGGCCGAACCGGGGACAATCCCCCCGTGACGGCCCCCCGGTCTTTTGCAAAAAGCAGAAACGGCCCACCTCACAGCCGCTCTTCCCGCTCTTCCCTCATTTGAGCTTTTTCTTGATCGCCCGGTCGATCTCCCTTCTCGCCTCGCGGGTCTTCACATCGTCCCGCTTGTCATACACCTTCTTTCCCCGGGCAAGACCGAGCTCCAGCTTCACGTATCTGCCCCTGATATACACCTTCAGGGGTATGAGGGTAAGCCCTTTCTCCCGTGTCTTCCCGAACAGGTAGCTGATCTCCCGCTTTCTCATGAGCAGCTTCCTGGTCCGCTCGGGATCGATAAAGCGCCTGTCTGCATGGCTGTACGGGCTGATGTGCATGTTGAACACGAACACCTCCCCATCCCGTACCCGGGCAAAGCTATCCTTTATGTTCACCATCCCCTGCCGGATGGACTTCACCTCGCTCCCTTCAAGGGCGATCCCGGCCTCGAATCTCTCGGAAATCTCGTAGTCGCGCGAGGCACGGCGGTTCGTCGCTATGGTCCGTATCTTTTCCATATGCAAAGAGTATAGGCGGGGCCGGGAAAATTCAATAGCCGATCACCGACTCGCCCGAGACGAAGACGTCGACGAGGTCCCTCCCCTCACCCTGTTCGATGATGCGGGACAGGACCCTGTCCTTATCGGGTGAGATCTCGAGGGCGCAGAAATCGGCCATCCTGCCCTCCTCCAGGGAGCCGCAGAGGTCGTTGAAACCCACGATCTTCGCCCCGCCCTCCGTCGCGCCGTCAAAGAGGCGCCCGTAGAACTCCCCCGCCCGCATGGAGCCGTGATAGGCGTCGGCCAAGCAGCGCATCTCCTCGAACATGTCGATCCTGCCGCAGCTGCCCCTGCTGTCGGTGCCGATACCGAAGGGGTGCCCGCCATCGACGACGTCCTCGACCCGCGGCACGGCACCGGTCAGGTAGCGGTTCGACCGAAGGCAGAGAACAAAGCGATACCCGGCGTTTCCCAGGGAGTGGATCTGGTCCCCCGACAGCAGCGTCCCGTGGACCAGGCCTCCCCCGGGTGGGATGGATTCCGTGAGCGTGTCCGTGTAGCCGTCCCCATACCCGGAGAACCCACCGTCGCTGATGGCAAGGGCGGCATAGATCCGCTCCTTGATTTCCCCGCCGCCGGTTTGCAGGAATTCCATCTCGGGAGCGGACTCGGCGAAGTGTATCTGGAGAGGTGCGTTTCTTTCCCTGCCAAACGCCCCGGCCCACGAGAGCGCCGCCCGGCTGCAGGTGTAGAGGGAGTGGGGGGATATCCCCGGCCGCAAAAGCTCTCCGTCACCACCGATGGTATCAAAACAGGTCTCGATGTGGTTCTTCGTCTCCCTCCACCTCTCCTCCGTCATGCCGAGCAGTTCGAAGTAGACCCGAAGCCGGATCTTTGCGCCCTCGTACGGCGCGAGCCCTCCGCCGGTAACCTCTCCGGCAAGGGTGATCCCGCTCTCGATCGACTGGCGGAGCGATTCCCGGACGCACT
Encoded here:
- a CDS encoding DUF4382 domain-containing protein, whose translation is MKNRYASLFIVATIIVTGLLACQSGKDGPGGETGSVAILLTDRPTGDFDNIWVTIEKIELISESSKVTLFDKTEKEIRVDLLDLENESSLIFLESGILAGPYSKIRLHVTEIELVNGESIIVEKLLANGKIDLNPRMTFFVDPGQTLVVEVDFDAHNSIHVVETGSSMYLFRPVVFVNIVDEFGEGKIIRASGVVTNREDEGFTLCEIESLGTASTASPVDDLSKCVDVRIASSTFFDDEGSPAGYEDISEGDFVTLFGKVHVGDGGTLGAQESSPPLALDAFVVGRGTLSRADGIIRSALSAGEFPLETSLLGQADDTGIATVQVWDETGIFSKSGQFLASLSITGGTFATVYGIFDPTNSLLLSAEAILIGDSTSPETLSGVISGSTITSEMTFLATDTGIACVTVTEDAQVVTTIQDESGFSINQAGHFEDLQIGDGVTLLGAYDSGIPPCFIADAVFAFRE
- the smpB gene encoding SsrA-binding protein SmpB: MEKIRTIATNRRASRDYEISERFEAGIALEGSEVKSIRQGMVNIKDSFARVRDGEVFVFNMHISPYSHADRRFIDPERTRKLLMRKREISYLFGKTREKGLTLIPLKVYIRGRYVKLELGLARGKKVYDKRDDVKTREARREIDRAIKKKLK
- a CDS encoding amidohydrolase family protein, coding for MAKGSLFLSSILLASAGKIYSPGGLLVSGGKVVYAGEKQTASLFAPAGADRVELPGTVIFPGFVNAHTHLTIPELKWRAGGDGKDFVGWLLEVMRYRGESGEDDIRECVRESLRQSIESGITLAGEVTGGGLAPYEGAKIRLRVYFELLGMTEERWRETKNHIETCFDTIGGDGELLRPGISPHSLYTCSRAALSWAGAFGRERNAPLQIHFAESAPEMEFLQTGGGEIKERIYAALAISDGGFSGYGDGYTDTLTESIPPGGGLVHGTLLSGDQIHSLGNAGYRFVLCLRSNRYLTGAVPRVEDVVDGGHPFGIGTDSRGSCGRIDMFEEMRCLADAYHGSMRAGEFYGRLFDGATEGGAKIVGFNDLCGSLEEGRMADFCALEISPDKDRVLSRIIEQGEGRDLVDVFVSGESVIGY